From Xyrauchen texanus isolate HMW12.3.18 chromosome 12, RBS_HiC_50CHRs, whole genome shotgun sequence, one genomic window encodes:
- the LOC127653458 gene encoding oxidized purine nucleoside triphosphate hydrolase-like: MFTSKLLTLVLEVQPGRVLLGMKKRGFGAGKWNVFGGKVQTVETIEQAARLELLEESGLTVDTLYKIGQIKFEFIGETELLDVHIFRADTYKGEPTESEEMRPQWFDTDKIPFSQMWVDNILWFPLMIQKH, translated from the exons ATGTTTACGTCTAAGCTGCTGACCTTGGTGCTGGAAGTGCAGCCTGGCCGGGTATTACTGGGCATGAAGAAAAGAGGATTTGGAGCAGGTAAATGGAATGTTTTCGGAGGTAAAGTCCAGACAGTAGAGACCATAGAGCAAGCTGCAAGACT GGAACTGCTAGAGGAAAGTGGCCTTACCGTTGACACCCTCTACAAGATTGGACAAATCAAATTTGAGTTTATTGGGGAAACAGAGTTGCTGGATGTTCACATTTTCAGAGCTGACACTTATAAAGGAGAGCCAACAGAATCAGAAG AGATGAGACCACAGTGGTTTGACACAGATAAAATACCTTTCAGCCAGATGTGGGTAGATAACATTCTGTGGTTCCCCTTGATGATTCAGAAACATTAA
- the LOC127653249 gene encoding rRNA methyltransferase 2, mitochondrial-like has translation MWKCVPKSYLHVSAVTLKKTPLDFKGKSPADQRWLMRQLTDPFVKAAHVQNYRCRSAFKLVEIDDKHRILKPGFSVIDCGAAPGAWSQVAVQRVNSTGKSLDLPKGSVIGIDLLRIAPLDGAHFLSNHDITDLSTHMELERLLPESQADVILSDMAPNASGLRELDHEILVSTCLSVLDLAEKVLRPRGTLVCKYWDGALAHKLHQKLSSMFQDVRIVKPKASRKESAELFFLARMFQIR, from the exons ATGTGGAAATGTGTACCAAAGTCGTATCTTCACGTCTCAGCGGTCACACTAAAGAAGACACCTCTGGATTTTAAAGGCAAAAGTCCTGCTGATCAACGCTGGCTAATGCGGCAGCTCACTGATCCTTTCGTGAAAGCTGCTCATGTGCAGAATTACCGCTGTAGAAGTGCCTTTAAACTGGTCGAGATAGATGATAAACACAGAATTCTGAAGCCTGGCTTCAGTGTCATAGATTGTGGTGCTGCTCCTGGTGCATGGAGTCAAGTGGCAGTCCAGAGAGTGAATTCAACAGGAAAAA GTTTGGATCTTCCTAAAGGAAGTGTAATAGGAATAGACCTATTACGCATTGCCCCTCTGGATGGAGCCCACTTCCTGTCCAATCATGACATCACTGATCTTTCAACTCACATGGAGCTGGAGAGACTCCTACCTGAGTCCCAAGCAGATGTCATTCTCAGTGACATGGCTCCCAATGCCAGCGGGCTCAGAGAACTGGATCATGAAATTCTGGTTTCCACATGTCTTTCAGTGCTGGACTTAGCTGAGAAGGTTTTGCGCCCGAGGGGCACTTTGGTTTGTAAATACTGGGATGGCGCTTTGGCACATAAGCTCCATCAGAAACTTTCTTCTATGTTTCAAGATGTAAGAATTGTAAAACCAAAAGCAAGTAGGAAGGAGTCAGCAGAACTGTTTTTCCTGGCAAGGATGTTCCAAATTAGATGA